The Pedobacter cryoconitis genome has a window encoding:
- a CDS encoding EpsG family protein, translated as MLIYYLVFLFSFLLCGFDYLKDQSVKLIVYVAFSAFLIALPAFRTIGTDNDSGSYEEIFLSGNKYSLAEVLEGKYEGNTERGYMLLNKVILMMGGDINTLLFVVAVLTGVLNYTLIYKVSKFPFTALLIYLSFFYLYRDFTQIRYALSCAFAYWTVFFFIRGRYFSFFFSFMVAMLFHNTAFALIVILPLCYFFKNRYIYMIIPFFCLIGIFVNPFPILLSLGGVPEHMQMYLDEDGAGGLAVSAIGLSIMLIYFIYYNKFEKKDSGLAIYYRLLAVGVSLSLLFIQASILQRFSYLFFQFCVLLLPNMLSGLQRLKDRYYFVLLHFLFNCFFLYYGVKLIAPTLIRPYF; from the coding sequence ATGCTCATTTATTATCTTGTATTTCTTTTTTCCTTCTTACTTTGCGGTTTTGACTATCTTAAAGATCAAAGCGTTAAACTGATCGTTTATGTTGCTTTTAGTGCTTTTTTGATAGCCTTGCCAGCCTTCAGGACTATAGGGACTGATAATGATAGTGGTAGTTATGAAGAAATTTTCCTTTCGGGGAATAAATATAGCTTGGCAGAAGTTTTAGAAGGGAAGTACGAGGGAAATACTGAAAGAGGATATATGCTTTTAAACAAGGTCATTTTAATGATGGGTGGAGACATCAATACCTTGCTTTTTGTTGTTGCTGTGCTTACTGGGGTGCTTAATTATACTTTGATATATAAAGTGAGTAAATTTCCATTTACCGCATTATTAATTTACCTGAGTTTTTTTTATTTATATAGAGACTTTACACAAATCAGATATGCACTAAGTTGTGCATTCGCCTATTGGACTGTATTCTTCTTTATAAGGGGCAGATACTTCTCTTTTTTCTTTAGTTTTATGGTTGCAATGCTTTTTCATAATACTGCGTTTGCCTTGATCGTAATATTACCGCTATGCTACTTTTTCAAGAATAGGTATATCTATATGATTATTCCTTTTTTCTGTCTGATAGGAATATTTGTTAATCCATTTCCAATATTACTTTCATTAGGTGGAGTACCTGAGCATATGCAGATGTATTTAGATGAAGACGGTGCAGGTGGATTAGCTGTCTCTGCTATAGGATTATCTATCATGCTTATTTACTTCATCTATTATAATAAATTTGAAAAAAAGGATTCCGGTCTTGCCATTTACTACAGATTATTAGCAGTAGGAGTTTCGCTTAGTTTATTATTTATACAAGCGTCTATTCTGCAAAGATTTTCATACTTGTTTTTTCAATTCTGCGTTCTTCTGCTTCCGAACATGCTCAGCGGATTGCAAAGGTTAAAAGACAGATACTATTTTGTTCTGCTGCATTTCTTGTTTAACTGTTTCTTTCTGTACTATGGAGTAAAATTAATTGCCCCAACATTAATTAGACCATACTTCTAA
- a CDS encoding glycosyl transferase family 1 has product MAKEDSNIVFVANYPDENTIKEGMSQRVMAIDKHFSADRRTYLSVSHRFYKKKEIHIISENAVQYRCNLFLHFFFIVRLLAKSKFVYFHSMYNVFPVFPCLLFIKSDKRLILDVHGVVPEENKFIGRNFRAMLFGFVEKYLFGRLYLAISVTDVMSAFYKEKYPACKMDQITYPILPSNVINDKYAVQDIVSEEVINVIYSGNLQAWQNIDLMVDMISSNLSPFVKYDILTGDPERMIQVLTDKGLVINENLSVNSVTPEALAEYYAKAHYGFILRDDIIVNRVACPTKVIEYMHYGMIPIVKSENIGDFYNLGYEHIAMNDFKLSAIKVQKSKKNNLIIADLKNKSKNIAIRARLLDNC; this is encoded by the coding sequence ATGGCAAAAGAGGATAGCAATATAGTTTTTGTAGCAAATTATCCTGATGAGAATACAATAAAAGAGGGGATGTCTCAGCGGGTAATGGCTATTGATAAACATTTTTCGGCAGACAGAAGAACTTATTTATCCGTTTCTCATCGGTTTTATAAAAAAAAAGAAATACATATCATTTCCGAAAATGCTGTTCAATATAGATGTAATTTATTCCTGCATTTTTTCTTTATAGTCAGGTTATTGGCAAAGAGTAAGTTTGTTTATTTTCACTCTATGTACAATGTATTTCCAGTTTTTCCCTGTCTGCTTTTTATAAAGTCCGACAAAAGATTAATTCTTGATGTACATGGTGTAGTTCCTGAGGAGAATAAGTTCATCGGCCGGAATTTTAGGGCGATGCTTTTTGGATTCGTCGAAAAATATCTTTTTGGAAGATTATATCTGGCTATATCAGTAACGGATGTGATGTCGGCTTTTTATAAAGAAAAGTACCCAGCCTGTAAAATGGATCAGATAACATATCCTATCTTACCCTCAAATGTTATTAATGATAAATATGCTGTTCAGGATATAGTTTCAGAAGAGGTTATCAATGTAATATATAGTGGTAACTTGCAGGCCTGGCAAAATATAGATTTGATGGTTGATATGATCTCAAGTAATTTATCACCTTTCGTGAAATATGATATATTGACAGGTGATCCAGAGAGAATGATTCAGGTACTTACTGATAAAGGTTTAGTAATCAATGAAAATCTAAGTGTTAATTCTGTAACGCCTGAGGCTCTGGCCGAATATTATGCTAAGGCACATTATGGATTTATCCTTAGAGATGATATTATTGTAAATAGGGTAGCTTGCCCTACAAAAGTAATTGAGTATATGCATTATGGCATGATCCCTATTGTAAAGAGTGAAAATATAGGTGATTTCTATAATCTTGGCTATGAGCATATAGCTATGAATGACTTTAAATTATCCGCTATTAAAGTTCAGAAAAGCAAAAAGAATAATCTGATTATTGCAGATTTGAAGAATAAATCTAAAAACATAGCAATAAGAGCTCGTTTACTTGATAATTGTTAA
- the wecB gene encoding non-hydrolyzing UDP-N-acetylglucosamine 2-epimerase → MIKVLIVFGTRPEAIKMAPIVKEFQKFPDLFNLKICVTAQHREMLDQVLTFFEIQPDYDLNLMKPGQNLFQLTGDIIMGMKPILENFVPDYVLVHGDTTTSMAAAMAAFYSQAKVCHIEAGLRTFNKQSPFPEEMNRQLTGRIADLHFAPTETSRQNLVRENIDVQNIYVTGNTVIDALFIAQEKLKGYDDQEIIHLKSILTPGKRVILVTGHRRENFGDGFINICNALKLIAEDKNVEVIYPVHLNPNVQKPVNEILGGITNVHLIDPLGYPAFSWLMAKSYFIITDSGGVQEEAPSLGKPVLVMRNNTERPEAVEAGTVKLVGTNFDVIVEEANKLLREEDTYNEMSKAHNPYGDGTAAQKIINALKDGKRG, encoded by the coding sequence ATGATTAAGGTACTAATTGTTTTTGGAACCAGGCCGGAAGCCATAAAAATGGCTCCTATCGTTAAAGAGTTTCAGAAGTTTCCAGATTTATTTAATTTGAAGATCTGTGTAACTGCGCAGCATCGTGAAATGCTGGATCAGGTACTAACATTCTTTGAAATCCAACCTGATTACGATTTGAATCTAATGAAGCCCGGGCAGAATTTATTTCAGCTGACTGGAGATATTATCATGGGCATGAAACCTATCTTAGAAAATTTTGTTCCTGATTATGTATTGGTACACGGAGATACAACAACGTCTATGGCCGCAGCTATGGCTGCATTTTATAGTCAAGCGAAAGTTTGCCATATTGAAGCTGGTTTAAGAACTTTTAATAAGCAATCGCCGTTTCCTGAAGAAATGAATCGGCAGTTAACAGGGCGTATAGCTGATCTTCATTTTGCACCGACAGAAACTTCAAGACAGAATCTGGTACGTGAAAATATTGATGTTCAAAATATTTATGTTACTGGTAATACAGTTATAGATGCATTATTCATTGCTCAGGAGAAGTTAAAAGGATATGATGATCAAGAGATTATTCATTTAAAATCAATATTGACTCCAGGTAAGAGAGTAATTCTGGTTACTGGTCACAGAAGAGAGAATTTTGGTGACGGTTTTATTAATATTTGTAATGCACTGAAATTGATCGCTGAGGATAAAAACGTAGAAGTAATCTATCCGGTGCACCTTAATCCTAATGTTCAGAAACCAGTAAATGAAATTCTGGGTGGAATAACAAATGTTCATCTAATTGATCCGCTTGGTTATCCTGCTTTCTCATGGTTAATGGCTAAATCTTATTTTATTATTACAGATAGTGGAGGGGTACAGGAAGAAGCACCTAGCTTGGGTAAGCCAGTTCTGGTCATGAGAAATAATACGGAAAGACCTGAAGCAGTTGAGGCAGGAACTGTAAAGCTGGTAGGTACGAACTTCGACGTTATCGTAGAAGAGGCAAATAAGTTACTTAGAGAAGAAGATACTTACAATGAAATGAGCAAAGCACATAACCCTTATGGAGACGGAACTGCTGCACAGAAAATTATAAATGCATTAAAAGATGGCAAAAGAGGATAG
- a CDS encoding glycosyltransferase, whose product MNIIFLLKTYPAFGGVEKITTILAEYFIGRGHGVHTLSASDNQQVVANVKTNHLKCHVFPNGDIDSADNVDFLLQVIQKEKIDIIINQGIYWDVFELLMKAKHRLLIPVITVFHNAPDCFDRSLKSSLNHGTFYKRLIKWVIWPVFSRYQQYKIKKKAFDLYQLSSSFVLLSDSFKEDFRTLAGIDGEKLVTIPNCFERTDIDLNTVLNHKKKQILYVGRLLNSQKRVDRLIDIWAGLESKYPDWNLVLVGDGEDKGTLQAQCEALGLRNVKFEGYHSQVGSFYESSDIVCLTSDFEGFGMVLIEGMQWGCVPFAYNSYKSLNDIIDDKVNGFVIAAFDQTDYIRKLSLLMDDQQLRSSIAAEAQQKSYQYDIDAIYPEWDKLLISTLRKYK is encoded by the coding sequence ATGAACATAATTTTTCTTTTGAAGACTTATCCCGCTTTTGGAGGGGTTGAAAAAATTACAACGATACTGGCAGAGTATTTTATTGGTAGGGGGCATGGTGTACATACACTTTCTGCTTCTGACAACCAGCAAGTGGTAGCTAACGTAAAAACTAACCATCTAAAATGTCATGTTTTTCCAAACGGTGATATTGATTCTGCTGATAATGTTGATTTTCTACTTCAAGTTATTCAAAAGGAAAAAATTGATATCATAATTAATCAAGGGATTTATTGGGATGTTTTTGAACTATTAATGAAAGCAAAGCACAGGTTGCTTATTCCTGTGATTACTGTGTTCCATAATGCTCCTGACTGTTTCGACAGAAGTTTAAAATCTTCATTAAATCATGGGACATTCTATAAAAGATTAATTAAATGGGTTATATGGCCTGTTTTTTCCAGATATCAACAGTATAAAATAAAAAAGAAGGCATTTGATCTTTATCAGTTAAGTAGCTCATTTGTTTTATTATCTGACTCTTTTAAGGAGGATTTCAGAACACTCGCTGGTATTGATGGTGAAAAATTAGTTACCATTCCAAATTGCTTTGAAAGAACTGATATTGACTTAAATACTGTACTTAATCATAAGAAAAAACAGATCCTTTATGTTGGTCGCTTATTGAATTCACAAAAAAGAGTGGATCGGTTAATTGATATTTGGGCTGGTCTTGAATCAAAATATCCTGACTGGAACCTGGTTCTTGTTGGAGATGGTGAAGATAAAGGGACGTTACAGGCACAGTGTGAGGCATTAGGGCTTAGAAATGTCAAATTTGAGGGTTATCATAGTCAAGTGGGTAGCTTCTACGAAAGTTCGGATATTGTTTGCTTAACCTCGGATTTTGAAGGATTTGGTATGGTTCTTATAGAAGGGATGCAATGGGGGTGTGTTCCTTTTGCTTATAACAGCTATAAATCGTTAAATGATATTATTGATGACAAGGTCAATGGCTTTGTCATTGCTGCTTTTGATCAGACTGATTACATAAGAAAACTATCTTTGCTGATGGATGATCAGCAACTCCGCAGCAGTATAGCTGCTGAAGCCCAGCAAAAGTCATATCAATATGATATTGATGCTATATATCCTGAATGGGATAAATTATTAATAAGTACGTTACGAAAATATAAATAA
- a CDS encoding glycosyltransferase family 2 protein, whose product MKIKHSVLVISYNQEELIRECLDSIIGQSSAPYEIIIADDCSKDNTFEILLEYAAMYPDLVKPYQNEINLGIFGNINALYKKPSGDMIHLVAGDDMIHVDMLAKQTEFILANGLNCEDRFMIITNSLKLKGSILTEHDNYRYRDQKFIKSDIRTQIHFWDNGYSKGLLNAMPEFRSDLGNHADTLQHVGRNSLCDQVFFINEPGYIYRENAGVTVKSDMAKQVTSYKKILEIVLEDYGSFFDNEDINYIRMLIKYQGYFLNPSISNYFKFIRSRFKVSHLPHQSPYRGIKVLVPISIKRNIKRLFKT is encoded by the coding sequence ATGAAGATTAAACATTCAGTTCTCGTAATTTCCTATAACCAGGAAGAGCTTATCAGAGAGTGTCTTGACTCAATTATCGGACAGTCATCTGCTCCTTATGAAATTATAATTGCAGATGATTGTTCTAAGGACAATACATTTGAGATTTTATTAGAATATGCTGCTATGTATCCGGACTTGGTTAAGCCTTATCAAAACGAAATCAATCTGGGTATATTTGGAAATATAAATGCTCTTTATAAGAAGCCATCTGGGGATATGATACATCTTGTTGCAGGCGATGATATGATTCATGTCGATATGCTTGCAAAGCAAACAGAATTTATCCTGGCAAATGGTCTTAATTGTGAAGATAGATTTATGATCATTACAAACTCTTTGAAATTAAAAGGGAGTATACTTACTGAGCATGACAATTATAGGTACAGAGATCAGAAATTTATTAAATCTGATATAAGAACACAGATACATTTTTGGGATAACGGGTATTCTAAGGGCTTACTCAATGCCATGCCAGAATTCAGATCTGATCTGGGTAATCATGCTGACACCTTACAACATGTTGGCCGAAATAGTTTATGTGATCAGGTATTTTTCATAAATGAGCCGGGATATATCTATCGGGAAAATGCTGGCGTAACTGTAAAAAGTGACATGGCTAAGCAGGTAACCTCTTATAAAAAGATACTTGAGATTGTCTTGGAGGATTATGGTTCTTTTTTTGATAATGAAGATATAAACTATATCAGAATGCTTATTAAATATCAGGGTTATTTTTTAAATCCTTCGATTTCTAATTATTTTAAATTTATCAGATCACGCTTTAAAGTTTCACATTTACCCCATCAGAGTCCTTATAGGGGAATAAAAGTTTTAGTACCGATTTCAATAAAAAGAAATATCAAAAGACTCTTTAAAACATGA
- a CDS encoding O-antigen translocase, giving the protein MDEQEDKKSYRSIIKSTAIFGSVQVFQTLISIVRVKFIAVLLGPAGVGLSTLFQSTTTLINQITGLGINYSSVRDVSQAYNDGEIEKISRTIIIVKRCLLVTGLIGAVFTLLFAPLLSKWTFGNSEYTWSFIWLSVTLFLNTVSSGLNAILQGARRLQDLAKSSVIGSTAGLISAIPLFYFWGTRGIVPSIIITAVTTFLFSYYFIKKVDVVPVTVSIKQTVSEIKSMIKIGVALVFTGLITSLVAYVMNLYISRNGGTEMVGLYQAGWGLTTQYVGLIFAAMGTDYFPRLSAVNKDNFKVKEIVNQQAEIALLIMTPILLVLITSTPLVIHILLSSKFVPVMGLIQYVVLGMLLKATSWSLAFIILAKGDTKMFFYTELTANVMLLVFNIIGYHYLGLKGIGIAFIFVYIFYTLLIYTIVYKKYNFRFSANFLRNFLVQESMCLIAFAIVTFVGYNFWSYLFNVILILLSIGYSYKELDKRMGIQELIKSKFSKTKDED; this is encoded by the coding sequence GTGGATGAACAAGAAGATAAGAAATCGTACAGAAGTATTATTAAAAGCACTGCAATATTTGGAAGTGTACAAGTATTTCAAACGCTTATAAGCATAGTAAGAGTAAAATTTATAGCCGTCTTATTAGGGCCAGCAGGTGTTGGTCTTTCTACATTGTTCCAATCTACTACCACGCTAATTAATCAGATAACAGGACTTGGAATAAATTATAGTAGTGTAAGAGATGTTTCTCAGGCGTACAATGATGGAGAGATAGAAAAAATCAGCCGGACTATAATCATAGTCAAACGCTGTTTGCTGGTTACAGGTTTGATTGGTGCTGTATTTACATTATTATTCGCGCCCTTACTTAGTAAATGGACGTTTGGAAACAGTGAATATACGTGGTCTTTTATTTGGTTGTCGGTTACTTTATTTCTCAATACGGTGAGTAGTGGATTAAATGCTATTCTTCAAGGAGCGAGAAGACTACAGGATCTTGCAAAATCTTCAGTAATAGGTTCTACAGCAGGTTTAATATCGGCAATTCCGTTGTTTTATTTTTGGGGAACCAGAGGAATTGTTCCTTCGATTATCATTACGGCAGTCACAACTTTCCTCTTTTCTTATTATTTTATTAAGAAGGTCGATGTAGTTCCTGTAACGGTAAGTATTAAGCAAACTGTGAGTGAGATTAAATCTATGATAAAAATTGGTGTTGCACTTGTTTTTACAGGATTAATTACCAGTCTTGTTGCTTATGTCATGAACTTATATATCTCCAGAAATGGAGGGACAGAAATGGTTGGGCTTTATCAGGCGGGATGGGGATTAACTACACAGTATGTCGGGTTAATATTTGCTGCTATGGGAACTGATTATTTTCCAAGATTATCAGCGGTAAATAAGGATAATTTCAAAGTTAAAGAGATTGTGAATCAACAGGCTGAAATTGCACTGTTAATCATGACCCCAATTTTACTTGTCCTGATTACATCAACCCCACTGGTAATACATATTTTACTTTCTTCCAAATTTGTTCCTGTAATGGGGCTTATACAGTATGTTGTATTAGGAATGCTGCTCAAGGCAACATCCTGGTCACTGGCATTTATTATTCTGGCCAAAGGAGATACAAAAATGTTCTTTTATACAGAACTCACTGCAAATGTAATGTTATTGGTATTTAATATTATAGGCTATCATTATCTGGGATTAAAGGGGATTGGGATTGCATTTATATTTGTATATATCTTTTATACGCTTTTAATATATACTATAGTTTATAAAAAGTATAATTTCCGATTTTCCGCTAACTTTCTCCGAAATTTCTTAGTTCAGGAAAGTATGTGTTTAATTGCTTTTGCTATAGTAACTTTTGTTGGCTATAATTTTTGGAGCTACCTGTTTAATGTTATTTTGATACTTTTAAGTATAGGGTATTCATACAAGGAATTAGATAAGAGAATGGGGATCCAGGAGCTTATAAAGAGTAAATTTAGCAAGACAAAAGATGAAGATTAA
- a CDS encoding DegT/DnrJ/EryC1/StrS family aminotransferase, translating into MIKFLDLQKINKQHKEDLKQAFERVLDSGWYILGSELKKFETEFAAYCGTKYAIGVANGLDALILIIRAYKELGYFKDGDEIIVPANTYIASVLAISANNLVPVLVEPDLETYNLNPDLIEKYITPRTVAILPVHLYGQLCDMERIMEIAKKHKLKVIEDCAQAHGATINGKRAGSFGDASGFSFYPGKNLGALGDGGAITTNDELLDDTLRALSNYGSHVKYENKFKGVNSRLDELQAALLGVKLQKLDEETAVKRQVASRYLNEINNAKITLPLLTSDSAHVWHLFVIRTHNREELQNYLSENGIQTLIHYPTPPHKQAAYKELNHLSFPISEKIHDEVLSLPISSVMSSEEVDTIITVINKY; encoded by the coding sequence ATGATAAAGTTTTTAGACTTACAAAAAATCAACAAGCAACATAAAGAAGATTTAAAACAAGCTTTCGAAAGAGTTTTAGATTCGGGTTGGTACATTCTGGGATCTGAATTGAAAAAATTTGAAACTGAGTTTGCTGCTTACTGTGGGACTAAATATGCAATTGGGGTAGCTAATGGGCTGGATGCACTGATCTTAATCATAAGAGCATATAAAGAATTGGGCTATTTTAAAGATGGCGATGAGATCATCGTTCCTGCAAATACTTATATCGCGAGTGTACTGGCTATATCTGCTAATAATTTGGTACCTGTATTAGTTGAGCCTGATTTGGAGACTTATAACCTGAATCCGGATTTAATCGAAAAATACATTACTCCAAGAACAGTTGCAATTTTACCTGTGCATTTATATGGCCAGTTATGTGATATGGAGCGTATTATGGAAATCGCTAAAAAGCATAAGCTAAAAGTTATTGAGGATTGTGCTCAGGCTCATGGCGCAACTATAAACGGAAAACGCGCAGGAAGTTTTGGAGATGCTTCTGGATTTAGCTTTTATCCAGGTAAGAATTTAGGTGCTTTGGGCGATGGTGGTGCAATTACAACGAATGATGAATTACTGGATGATACGCTCAGAGCGTTGTCGAACTACGGTTCTCATGTCAAATATGAAAATAAATTTAAAGGTGTGAATAGTCGTCTTGATGAATTGCAGGCGGCTTTGCTTGGGGTTAAATTACAAAAGCTGGATGAAGAAACAGCAGTAAAGCGACAAGTTGCTTCGCGCTATCTTAATGAAATTAATAATGCTAAGATTACCTTGCCTTTATTAACCTCAGATTCTGCACATGTCTGGCATTTATTCGTAATAAGAACTCATAACAGAGAAGAACTTCAAAATTATCTTTCTGAGAACGGAATTCAAACTCTTATTCATTATCCTACTCCTCCACATAAGCAGGCGGCTTACAAAGAATTAAATCACTTATCTTTTCCAATTTCTGAAAAAATACATGATGAAGTTTTATCATTGCCAATCAGCTCTGTTATGAGCAGTGAAGAAGTGGATACAATCATTACTGTGATTAATAAATATTAG
- a CDS encoding acyltransferase produces MKNRIHPTTDVQTEDIGANTNVWQFCVVLKGARIGENCNICSHCLIENDVIVGNNVTVKSGVQLWDGVTIEDNVFIGPNVTFTNDLVPRSKSEDWKLTRTIVKKGATIGANATVIAGIEIGEYSFIGAGSLVSKSIPSFTIWYGNPAVHKGYITDKGVILGLDLVDKKSGAQYKLEKFKLTKK; encoded by the coding sequence ATGAAGAATAGAATTCATCCTACTACAGATGTCCAGACAGAAGATATTGGTGCAAATACGAACGTATGGCAATTCTGTGTTGTTCTTAAAGGAGCGAGAATTGGAGAAAACTGTAATATATGTTCACATTGTCTGATTGAAAATGATGTGATAGTTGGAAATAATGTAACTGTGAAATCGGGCGTTCAGCTCTGGGATGGCGTTACTATTGAAGATAATGTCTTTATTGGACCTAATGTCACTTTTACAAATGATCTTGTACCAAGATCAAAATCCGAAGATTGGAAACTCACTAGAACTATAGTGAAAAAAGGGGCTACGATAGGTGCCAATGCGACTGTGATTGCAGGTATAGAGATTGGCGAGTATTCATTTATCGGAGCTGGAAGCCTAGTGTCAAAAAGTATACCTTCTTTTACAATATGGTACGGAAACCCAGCGGTGCATAAAGGTTATATCACTGATAAAGGTGTAATACTTGGTCTTGATCTGGTTGATAAAAAAAGCGGTGCACAATACAAATTGGAAAAATTTAAATTAACTAAAAAATGA
- a CDS encoding sugar 3,4-ketoisomerase, which translates to MKASVFNCNVLELPKILNRSGNITAINNTDEIPFSIKRVYYLYDVPGGETRGGHAHRNLYQLIVAASGSFDIVINDGKNKKTITLNRPNYGLYVTPGIWRELENFSSGAVLLVLASLPYDENDYIRSFDSFKEFIDEE; encoded by the coding sequence ATGAAAGCATCTGTATTTAATTGTAATGTATTGGAATTACCCAAGATTTTAAATAGATCAGGTAATATAACTGCCATCAATAATACTGACGAAATACCATTTAGTATTAAAAGAGTTTATTATCTGTATGATGTTCCTGGAGGAGAAACAAGAGGAGGGCATGCACACCGGAATTTATACCAGTTGATTGTCGCTGCCAGTGGTAGTTTTGATATTGTTATCAATGATGGAAAAAATAAGAAGACTATTACACTTAACAGACCAAATTACGGGTTATATGTAACTCCTGGAATCTGGAGAGAGTTGGAGAATTTTTCATCCGGAGCTGTTTTATTGGTACTCGCATCACTTCCGTATGATGAAAATGATTATATAAGAAGTTTTGATAGTTTTAAAGAATTTATTGATGAAGAATAG
- a CDS encoding sugar 3,4-ketoisomerase yields the protein MGIEQVRIIEFPKLLDARGNLSFLEEETHIPFKINRSYWIYDVPGGEVRGGHSYYTNEEVIIALSGSFDVILDDGIDKKTFSLNRSYYGLYVPKNIWRQMENFSTNSLAFVVASTVYNEDDYERNYEQFIADK from the coding sequence ATGGGAATAGAACAAGTTAGAATAATTGAATTTCCTAAGCTTTTGGATGCAAGAGGAAATCTTTCTTTTTTAGAAGAGGAGACACATATCCCTTTTAAAATAAATAGAAGCTATTGGATATATGATGTTCCGGGAGGAGAAGTGAGAGGTGGCCATAGTTACTATACCAATGAAGAGGTCATTATTGCGCTAAGCGGAAGTTTCGACGTTATACTTGATGATGGTATAGATAAAAAGACATTTTCTCTAAATCGCTCTTATTATGGGCTATATGTACCAAAGAATATTTGGCGGCAAATGGAGAATTTTTCTACTAATTCTTTGGCTTTTGTAGTTGCCTCAACAGTTTATAATGAGGATGATTACGAGAGAAATTACGAACAATTTATAGCTGATAAATAA
- a CDS encoding lipopolysaccharide biosynthesis protein — MEEKTVEKNLESEEVSLKGIFLKIVELYRYLLSKAIIILVFIVIGSGLGYFYAYNKKMIYTATTTFVLEDSEKGGGLGQYSGLASMVGVDVGGSGGGIFQGDNIMELYKSRAMIEKTLLTEVEIDNKKQLLINRYIDFNKLRLQWAERPELKAISFKKNDSIEVHGTSDSRRLQDSILGTIVADIGKNYLFVTKPDKKLSIIKADVIAGDEFFAKSFDEQIVKNVNDFYIQTKTRKTVSSIAILQHKTDSVRSVMNGAIYAAAVVTDATPNLNVTRQVQRTAPVQRSQFNAEMNKIVLSELMKNLEISKMGLLKETPLIQVIDGPVLPLEKKKFGKLKGIVLGGMLFGFLSVCFFILKKLIANILA; from the coding sequence ATGGAAGAAAAGACAGTTGAAAAGAATTTAGAATCAGAGGAGGTTTCATTAAAGGGAATCTTTTTAAAGATTGTTGAATTATATCGCTATTTATTATCAAAGGCTATAATTATTCTGGTTTTTATTGTTATTGGAAGTGGACTAGGCTATTTTTATGCTTATAACAAAAAAATGATTTATACAGCTACCACGACCTTTGTTTTGGAAGATTCTGAAAAGGGTGGTGGGTTAGGTCAATATTCTGGCTTAGCCTCTATGGTAGGAGTTGATGTGGGTGGTTCTGGAGGTGGTATTTTTCAGGGTGACAATATTATGGAGCTCTATAAATCCCGGGCGATGATTGAAAAAACATTGTTAACAGAAGTTGAAATCGATAATAAGAAACAATTATTGATTAACAGGTACATTGATTTTAATAAACTTAGATTGCAATGGGCCGAAAGACCTGAGTTAAAAGCCATCTCTTTTAAGAAGAATGATAGCATTGAAGTACATGGGACTTCTGATTCCAGACGTTTACAAGATAGTATTTTAGGAACTATTGTGGCGGATATCGGTAAGAACTATTTATTCGTTACTAAACCTGATAAAAAGCTAAGTATTATTAAAGCTGATGTGATTGCTGGTGATGAATTTTTTGCAAAATCATTTGATGAGCAGATTGTGAAAAATGTAAATGATTTTTACATACAGACAAAGACTAGGAAAACGGTTTCCAGTATTGCCATCCTACAACATAAAACGGATTCTGTAAGGTCAGTAATGAATGGGGCTATTTATGCTGCTGCCGTTGTTACAGATGCTACTCCAAACTTAAATGTAACGCGCCAGGTTCAAAGGACAGCTCCTGTACAACGTTCCCAGTTTAATGCTGAAATGAATAAGATTGTACTGAGTGAGCTGATGAAAAATCTAGAAATTTCTAAAATGGGTTTGCTTAAAGAAACTCCGCTGATACAAGTAATTGATGGCCCGGTTTTACCTTTGGAAAAAAAGAAATTTGGAAAATTGAAAGGCATTGTACTTGGTGGTATGCTTTTTGGATTTCTGTCTGTTTGCTTTTTTATATTGAAAAAATTGATAGCAAATATTTTAGCTTAA